The Huiozyma naganishii CBS 8797 chromosome 3, complete genome genome contains a region encoding:
- the CDC53 gene encoding cullin CDC53 (similar to Saccharomyces cerevisiae CDC53 (YDL132W); ancestral locus Anc_7.296): protein MSEVLPRSDDLEATWNFVQPGINQILGNEHSLETTADKRVDKVLSPSMYMEVYTAIYNYCVNKSRTTGHFNADKPSLTSQNQTSILVGSEIYDKLKRYLRDYISNFQRRPNETFLSFYVRHWKRFTIGAIFLNHTFDYMNRYWVQKERSDGKRHIFDVNTLCLMTWKEVMFDPNSGMLVDEILGQITSEREGRVINRGSLTTVIKSFVALGIDPQDLKKLNLNVYIQVFEKPFLSKTEQYYRDYSETYLQTHSVTEYITEAQNIIQREEQGMAIYWDDHTKKPLFVTLNEVLLKDHAEKLQAEFIKLLDSRNEAQISALYSLMQRDFTLLPKLASAFEEYVKLTGEKEVSKLISAHKTAIMKDSGNNTNSNNNNNNKKMALAATNTLPPKEYIKKLLEVHRLFKRITSNCFENNIGFVKALDNACRAYINTNEFAMPPGSSRIATSKTAEMLAKYSDQLLKRSTKPEILKDMSVDDIMMVFKFLIDKDAFESHYRRLFAKRLIHGTSTAAEDEETVIQRLQSENSMEYTGKITKMFQDVRLSKILEGEFDIAMKKAEDYSPATCPELQPFVLAENMWPFSYQDVSLKLPDELMDSHQKLADMYTSKHNGRVLKWLWPLCRGELRADIGKPGRPPFIFTVTLFQLSILMLFNRGDVLTLEQIQEGTNLSIQNIAASMVPFIKFKLLQQTPPGLDSLIKPDTEFKLASPYKALKTNINFAGGVKNDILSSLTSGAGGAGGHGGDGVPGDSARHGEMTEAEETEKEIATARQIFLEACIVRIMKAQRKLPHSMLVNECIAQSHTRFNPKVSMIKRAIDSLIQKGYLRRGEDGESYTYLA from the coding sequence ATGAGTGAAGTACTACCCAGATCCGATGATTTAGAGGCTACATGGAACTTTGTCCAGCCAGGGATAAATCAGATTTTGGGGAATGAACACTCGTTGGAAACCACTGCGGACAAAAGGGTGGACAAAGTCTTGTCCCCCTCGATGTACATGGAGGTGTACACCGCCATCTACAACTATTGTGTGAATAAATCTCGAACTACGGGCCATTTCAACGCGGACAAGCCCAGTCTAACATCTCAAAATCAAACGTCCATTTTGGTTGGGAGTGAAATCTAcgacaagttgaagaggtACCTAAGGGACTACATATCCAACTTCCAAAGGCGCCCCAACGAGACCTTTTTGAGCTTTTACGTGAGGCACTGGAAGAGGTTCACCATTGGTGCTATCTTCTTGAACCATACTTTCGACTACATGAACAGGTACTGGGTCCAAAAGGAGCGGAGTGACGGTAAGAGACACATCTTTGACGTCAACACTCTGTGTCTCATGACGTGGAAGGAGGTCATGTTCGACCCGAACAGTGGAATGTTGGTTGACGAAATCTTAGGCCAGATTACAAGCGAGCGTGAAGGTCGTGTCATCAACCGTGGGAGTCTGACTACAGTGATCAAGTCCTTCGTTGCATTAGGTATCGATCCTCAGGATCTGAAGAAGCTGAACTTGAACGTTTACATTCAAGTCTTTGAGAAACCGTTTTTGAGTAAGACTGAGCAGTACTATCGGGATTACTCAGAAACGTATCTGCAGACACACTCTGTTACGGAATACATCACCGAGGCGCAGAATATCATTCAGCGGGAGGAACAGGGCATGGCCATATACTGGGACGACCACACCAAAAAGCCCTTATTTGTCACTTTGAATGAGGTTCTGCTCAAAGACCATGCTGAAAAACTGCAGGCTGAGTTTATCAAGCTGCTAGACTCTAGGAATGAGGCACAAATAAGTGCGCTGTACTCCTTGATGCAGAGAGATTTTACGCTGCTCCCCAAACTGGCGTCTgcatttgaagaatacGTGAAACTTACCGGTGAAAAAGAGGTCTCTAAGTTGATCTCTGCGCATAAAACGGCTATCATGAAGGATAGTGGCAACAACActaatagtaataataataacaacaacaaaaaaatggcaTTGGCAGCTACAAACACTTTACCCCCCAAGGAGTACATTAAGAAGCTTCTTGAAGTGCATCGTTTGTTTAAGAGAATCACGTCCAattgttttgaaaacaaCATTGGGTTTGTCAAAGCTTTGGATAACGCGTGCCGTGCGTACATCAACACGAATGAGTTTGCCATGCCTCCTGGCTCGTCTCGTATCGCAACCTCCAAGACTGCTGAAATGCTGGCCAAATACAGTGACCAGCTACTGAAGAGGTCTACGAAACCGGAGATATTGAAGGACATGTCCGTTGACGACATCATGATGGTTTTCAAGTTCCTTATTGACAAGGATGCGTTCGAATCGCACTACCGGAGACTGTTTGCTAAGAGGCTGATTCATGGTACCTCCACCGCTGCAGAGGATGAGGAGACTGTCATTCAAAGGCTTCAAAGTGAGAACAGCATGGAGTACACGGGTAAGATCACCAAGATGTTCCAAGACGTTCGGCTGTCCAAGATCCTCGAAGGTGAATTCGACATAGCAATGAAGAAAGCGGAAGATTACTCACCAGCTACGTGCCCCGAGTTGCAACCTTTTGTTCTTGCCGAGAACATGTGGCCGTTCTCGTACCAGGACGTTAGCCTAAAACTTCCTGATGAGCTAATGGACTCGCACCAGAAGCTAGCGGACATGTACACGTCAAAGCACAACGGGCGTGTGTTGAAGTGGCTGTGGCCTCTGTGCAGGGGTGAGCTGCGTGCCGATATCGGTAAGCCCGGCAGGCCGCCATTCATATTCACAGTAACTTTATTCCAACTTTCGATTCTGATGCTGTTCAACAGGGGGGACGTACTGACGTTGGAGCAGATCCAGGAGGGCACCAATCTGTCTATCCAAAACATCGCCGCATCCATGGTTCCCTTTATCAAGTTCAAGCTGCTACAGCAGACGCCACCAGGGTTGGACTCGTTGATCAAGCCGGACACGGAATTCAAGCTGGCGAGCCCATACAAGGCACTGAAAACGAACATTAATTTCGCAGGTGGTGTTAAGAACGACATACTGAGCTCGCTGACCAgtggtgccggtggtgCAGGCGGCCACGGTGGTGACGGTGTTCCGGGGGACTCCGCCCGCCACGGAGAAATGACGGAGGCGGAGGAGACGGAGAAGGAGATCGCCACAGCACGACAGATCTTCCTGGAGGCGTGTATAGTGCGTATAATGAAGGCGCAACGGAAGTTGCCGCACTCGATGCTAGTCAACGAGTGCATTGCGCAGTCGCATACGAGATTTAACCCGAAAGTGTCGATGATCAAGCGGGCGATCGACTCACTGATACAGAAGGGTTACCTACGGAGGGGCGAAGACGGGGAGTCCTACACCTACCTGGCGTAG
- the LYS21 gene encoding homocitrate synthase LYS21 (similar to Saccharomyces cerevisiae LYS20 (YDL182W) and LYS21 (YDL131W); ancestral locus Anc_7.295): protein MNKEEYQKVTESAALEKHKVNPYGPNPSDFLSNVNNFQLIDSTLREGEQFANAFFSTEKKIEIAKALDAFGVDYIELTSPVASEQSRKDCEAICKLGLKAKILTHIRCHMDDARVAVETGVDGVDVVIGTSKFLRQYSHGKDMNYIAKSAVEVIEFVKSKGIEIRFSSEDSFRSDLVDLLNIYKTVDKIGVNRIGIADTVGCANPRQVYELVRTLKSVVSCDIECHFHNDTGCAIANAYCALEGGARLIDVCVLGIGERNGIVPLGGLMARMIVAAPEYVKSKYKLHKLRDLENLVAESVEVNIPFNNPITGFCAFTHKAGIHAKAILANPSTYEILDPHDFGMKRYIHFANRLTGWNAIKSRVDQLNLNLTDPQVKEVTAKIKKMGDIRPLNIDDVDSIIKQFHQEINTPYFGPTKTKADEEPLDLASEPPKKKAKNKDSN from the coding sequence ATGAACAAGGAAGAATATCAGAAAGTGACAGAGTCAGCTGCTCTAGAAAAGCATAAAGTCAACCCATACGGTCCTAACCCGTCCGATTTCCTGTCGAACGTCAACAACTTCCAGTTGATCGACTCCACGCTGAGGGAAGGTGAGCAATTCGCCAATGCATTCTTCTCCacggagaagaagatcgagATCGCCAAGGCATTGGACGCCTTCGGCGTCGACTACATCGAGTTGACCTCCCCCGTCGCCTCGGAACAGTCCAGAAAGGACTGTGAGGCGATCTGTAAATTGGGGTTGAAGGCGAAAATACTGACGCATATCCGTTGCCACATGGACGACGCCCGTGTCGCCGTGGAGACCGGAGTCGACGGTGTCGACGTCGTTATAGGGACCTCAAAGTTTTTGAGACAGTACTCGCACGGTAAGGACATGAACTACATTGCGAAATCCGCCGTGGAAGTAATCGAGTTTGTCAAGTCCAAGGGGATCGAGATCAGATTCTCCTCCGAGGACTCCTTCAGAAGTGACCTCGTCGATCTGCTGAACATATATAAGACGGTCGACAAGATCGGGGTCAACAGAATCGGTATCGCCGACACTGTGGGTTGCGCGAACCCAAGACAGGTGTACGAGCTGGTGCGCACGTTGAAGAGTGTTGTATCCTGTGACATCGAGTGTCATTTCCATAATGATACCGGTTGTGCGATCGCCAACGCGTACTGTGCGTTGGAAGGTGGTGCCCGATTGATCGATGTCTGTGTCCTCGGGATCGGTGAGAGGAACGGTATTGTGCCCCTGGGTGGTCTAATGGCGAGAATGATCGTCGCTGCTCCAGAGTACGTCAAATCCAAGTACAAGTTGCATAAGCTGAGAGACTTGGAGAATTTGGTCGCCGAGTCCGTCGAGGTGAACATCCCCTTCAACAACCCAATCACCGGGTTCTGTGCGTTCACCCACAAGGCCGGGATCCACGCCAAGGCCATCCTGGCGAACCCATCTACCTACGAGATCCTGGACCCTCATGATTTCGGTATGAAGAGGTATATCCACTTCGCTAACAGGCTGACTGGGTGGAACGCAATCAAATCGAGAGTCGACCAGCTGAACTTGAACCTGACAGACCCTCAAGTCAAGGAGGTCACCGcgaagatcaagaagatggGTGACATTAGACCACTGAACATCGACGATGTCGACTCGATCATCAAACAGTTCCACCAGGAGATAAATACACCATACTTCGGCCCAACCAAGACCAAAGCGGACGAAGAACCCCTGGATTTGGCCAGCGAGccaccaaagaagaaagcCAAGAACAAAGACAGCAATTGA
- the STF1 gene encoding ATPase-binding protein (similar to Saccharomyces cerevisiae INH1 (YDL181W) and STF1 (YDL130W-A); ancestral locus Anc_7.294), giving the protein MLVRSTVSVGKTVPRTLVSVTTRRTMYDSGGDGGFNNFAKREQAKENYFIRKLEKEQMAKIRKEIQRHKDELKSLESKIDEISKRHNGKDDQK; this is encoded by the coding sequence ATGTTGGTAAGGTCTACGGTTTCAGTTGGGAAGACGGTCCCCAGGACGCTCGTCTCCGTCACGACACGCAGAACTATGTACGACAGCGGTGGGGACGGTGGATTCAACAATTTCGCAAAGAGAGAGCAGGCGAAAGAGAACTATTTCATAAGGAAACTGGAGAAGGAGCAGATGGCGAAGATCAGGAAGGAGATACAAAGGCATAAGGATGAACTGAAGAGTTTGGAGAGCAAGATTGACGAGATCTCGAAAAGACACAACGGTAAAGACGATCAGAAGTGA